One stretch of Jiangella gansuensis DSM 44835 DNA includes these proteins:
- a CDS encoding sensor histidine kinase: MDVTAESVRVTAAPRPVGGAGPGAARAAGTVAVTSWVIAAVSIGVLIAARPPVTADLWFFVVDVTVAAVYGTVAGVTLSRRPGPVPWILAVTAVGGAVAAFSYAWTGLAGRRPGLPGLSWIDPLQGITWVPGTLALFLVIPWLIRDHPLGQARWGVVAGAAVTAAFTFSRIVDYDEYFEVFIAAMVAVGGAAAAEAAWRWRRGPVEERVGLGWLALGTTVMAVSFAPLALPATGLPFWFTPVLHIAAQALFPAAILVSVLRQRMWGLDLPVSRAVVAGTLTVALAAAYVAVAALVSGIVPGEGIAQWVAAAVVVIAVQPSRWWIEQRVRRLVHGTGADPDRAFRRVGAHFGRAADPEDLLTGLVGSVGEALRLESVALVVDGATVASSGTPTSEPVDSPVMHRGEEVARLAVTTPPGEAMSARDQRHLGELATVVGAGVALTRAARDLDDARRRLTSVRLEERRVIRRELHDGLGPSLAGIRLGLQGARNLVERDPDRAAALLTALQDELDGRVEDVRQLSRHLLPPVLDELGLVAAVEELAARWSASGLDVVVRVTGEPPDPLPAPAAGAAYGIIAEAVTNVRRHSGSSRCAVTIQVTNDHLVVRVADGGVGIGSRATGSAGVGMRSMRERAEEQGGSLTVTDAVPHGTIVEARLHLEVR; encoded by the coding sequence GTGGACGTAACTGCGGAGTCGGTGCGGGTCACGGCGGCACCGCGACCGGTGGGGGGCGCCGGTCCGGGTGCCGCACGTGCCGCCGGGACCGTCGCGGTCACCTCGTGGGTGATCGCGGCGGTCTCGATCGGCGTCCTGATCGCGGCTCGTCCGCCGGTCACGGCGGACCTGTGGTTCTTCGTCGTCGATGTCACGGTCGCCGCCGTCTACGGCACCGTCGCCGGGGTGACGTTGTCGCGACGGCCCGGCCCGGTGCCGTGGATCCTCGCCGTCACCGCGGTCGGCGGCGCGGTCGCGGCGTTCTCCTACGCGTGGACCGGGCTCGCCGGCCGCCGGCCCGGGCTTCCCGGGCTGTCCTGGATCGATCCGCTGCAGGGCATCACCTGGGTGCCCGGCACGCTGGCGCTGTTCCTCGTCATACCGTGGCTGATCCGCGACCATCCGCTCGGCCAGGCCCGGTGGGGCGTCGTCGCCGGGGCCGCGGTGACAGCGGCGTTCACGTTCAGCCGCATCGTCGACTATGACGAGTACTTCGAGGTGTTCATCGCCGCGATGGTCGCCGTCGGGGGCGCCGCCGCCGCCGAGGCGGCGTGGCGATGGCGCCGCGGACCCGTCGAGGAACGGGTCGGACTCGGCTGGCTCGCTCTCGGCACCACGGTCATGGCGGTGTCCTTCGCGCCGCTCGCACTTCCCGCCACCGGGCTGCCGTTCTGGTTCACCCCGGTGCTGCACATCGCCGCCCAGGCGCTGTTCCCGGCAGCGATCCTCGTGTCCGTCCTCCGGCAGCGGATGTGGGGGCTCGACCTGCCGGTGAGCCGGGCCGTCGTCGCCGGCACGCTGACAGTGGCACTGGCAGCCGCGTACGTGGCCGTGGCCGCCCTCGTCTCCGGGATCGTTCCGGGCGAGGGGATCGCGCAGTGGGTGGCGGCGGCCGTGGTCGTCATCGCCGTCCAGCCGTCGCGCTGGTGGATAGAGCAGCGCGTACGCCGGCTCGTGCACGGCACCGGCGCCGACCCCGACCGCGCCTTCCGGCGCGTGGGCGCGCACTTCGGCCGGGCCGCGGATCCGGAGGACCTGCTCACGGGGCTGGTCGGCAGCGTCGGCGAGGCGCTGCGCCTGGAGTCGGTGGCGCTGGTCGTCGACGGCGCGACGGTGGCGTCGTCCGGGACACCGACCAGTGAGCCGGTCGACTCCCCCGTCATGCACCGCGGTGAGGAAGTGGCCAGGCTCGCCGTGACCACACCGCCCGGCGAGGCCATGAGCGCACGCGACCAGCGGCATCTCGGCGAGCTCGCCACCGTCGTCGGCGCCGGGGTGGCGCTGACCCGCGCCGCCCGCGACCTCGACGACGCCCGGCGGCGGCTGACGTCGGTGCGGCTCGAGGAGCGCCGGGTGATCCGCCGCGAGCTCCACGACGGTCTGGGACCCTCGCTCGCAGGCATCCGGCTGGGGCTGCAGGGCGCGCGGAACCTCGTCGAACGCGATCCGGACCGGGCGGCGGCGCTGCTGACAGCGCTGCAGGACGAGCTGGACGGCAGGGTCGAGGACGTCCGCCAGCTCTCCCGGCACCTGCTCCCACCGGTGCTGGACGAACTCGGCCTCGTCGCCGCTGTAGAGGAACTGGCGGCGCGGTGGAGCGCGAGCGGGCTCGATGTCGTCGTCCGGGTGACGGGAGAACCACCCGACCCCCTGCCCGCGCCGGCGGCCGGTGCCGCATACGGCATCATCGCCGAGGCGGTGACGAACGTGCGCCGGCACAGCGGATCATCCCGGTGCGCGGTGACGATCCAGGTCACCAACGACCACCTCGTCGTCCGGGTGGCCGACGGCGGCGTCGGGATCGGGAGCCGCGCCACTGGGTCCGCGGGCGTCGGCATGAGGTCCATGCGCGAACGCGCCGAGGAACAGGGCGGCTCGCTCACCGTCACCGACGCCGTTCCCCATGGGACCATCGTGGAGGCCCGACTCCACCTGGAGGTGCGGTGA
- a CDS encoding GH1 family beta-glucosidase: MTTGTADYRDSGLVFPAGFVFGSATASYQVEGAAAEDGRGPSIWDTFSKTPGKVWNGDTGDVAVDHYHRLDADLDLMRSLGLQAYRFSIAWPRIQPAGSGAVNPKGLDFYSRLVDGLLERGITPIATLYHWDLPQPLEDAGGWPVRDTAYRFAEYAGIVGAALGDRVDTWTTLNEPWCSAYLGYGSGAHAPGRTDGVDALRAVHHLNLGHGLAVRRLRDVVTKPDARYSVTLNFHVLRGVDDTAAEAKRRIDGLANRAFTGPMLRGEYPADLIADTSSVTDWSFVGAGDLAAIHQPIDLLGVNYYSTATVRVWDGTSPRQTNDGHKDMGGSPWPGADDIEFLEQPGPYTAMGWNIAPDGLEELLVSLSEQFPGLPLMVTENGAAFDDVVQDGAVHDVERTDYLRRHFTAAHRAMQRGVDLRGYQVWSLFDNFEWGYGYSKRFGIVRVDYETLERLPKDSAHWYAELVRTRSIPPVPGLPS, from the coding sequence ATGACCACCGGCACCGCCGACTACCGCGACTCGGGCCTCGTCTTCCCCGCCGGCTTCGTCTTCGGCTCGGCCACCGCCTCCTACCAGGTCGAGGGCGCCGCCGCGGAGGACGGCCGCGGGCCGTCGATCTGGGACACGTTCAGCAAGACTCCCGGCAAGGTCTGGAACGGCGACACCGGCGACGTCGCCGTCGACCACTACCACCGGCTCGACGCCGACCTCGACCTCATGCGCAGCCTCGGGCTGCAGGCGTACCGGTTCTCGATCGCCTGGCCGCGGATCCAGCCGGCCGGCTCGGGCGCGGTGAACCCGAAGGGCCTCGACTTCTACTCCCGGCTCGTCGACGGGTTGCTGGAGCGCGGGATCACGCCGATCGCCACGCTCTACCACTGGGACCTGCCGCAGCCGCTGGAGGACGCCGGCGGCTGGCCGGTCCGCGACACCGCGTACCGCTTCGCCGAGTACGCCGGCATCGTCGGCGCGGCTCTCGGCGACCGCGTCGACACCTGGACGACCCTCAACGAGCCCTGGTGCTCGGCGTACCTCGGCTACGGCTCCGGCGCACACGCCCCCGGCCGCACCGACGGCGTGGACGCGCTGCGCGCCGTCCACCACCTCAACCTCGGCCACGGCCTGGCCGTCCGGCGGCTGCGCGACGTCGTCACGAAGCCGGACGCCCGATACTCCGTCACCCTGAACTTCCACGTGCTGCGCGGCGTCGACGACACCGCCGCCGAGGCGAAGCGCCGCATCGACGGACTGGCCAACCGGGCCTTCACCGGGCCGATGCTGCGCGGCGAGTACCCGGCGGACCTCATCGCTGACACGTCCTCGGTGACCGACTGGTCCTTCGTCGGCGCCGGCGACCTCGCCGCGATCCACCAGCCGATCGACCTGCTCGGCGTGAACTACTACTCCACCGCGACCGTCCGGGTGTGGGACGGCACGAGCCCCCGGCAGACCAACGACGGCCACAAGGACATGGGCGGATCGCCCTGGCCCGGCGCGGACGACATCGAGTTCCTGGAGCAGCCCGGCCCGTACACCGCGATGGGCTGGAACATCGCGCCCGACGGCCTGGAAGAGCTGCTGGTGTCGCTGTCGGAGCAGTTCCCCGGCCTGCCGCTGATGGTCACCGAGAACGGCGCCGCCTTCGACGACGTCGTCCAGGACGGCGCCGTCCACGACGTGGAGCGCACCGACTACCTGCGCCGTCACTTCACCGCGGCGCACCGGGCCATGCAGCGCGGCGTCGACCTGCGCGGCTACCAGGTGTGGTCGCTCTTCGACAACTTCGAGTGGGGTTACGGCTACTCCAAGCGGTTCGGCATCGTCCGGGTCGACTACGAGACGCTGGAACGGCTGCCGAAGGACAGCGCCCACTGGTACGCCGAACTCGTCCGCACCCGCAGCATCCCGCCGGTGCCCGGCCTGCCGAGCTGA
- a CDS encoding response regulator transcription factor, whose translation MTSAASPITVAVVDDHPVFRLGMVALLETLRDVTVVAEAASAAEAAQLPTDGLDVVVMDLQLGDGSGVETTRDLLRRAPHLRVLVVTMHEDDESVVASIRAGAHGYLLKGATPDEVERAVRAVANGELILGARIAARATGHLTGSRSADRHPFPELTLREREVLDLLARGYDTPVISRRLVLSPKTVRNHVASILTKIGAPDRPAAIVLARERGLGHDGPA comes from the coding sequence GTGACGTCCGCGGCGAGCCCCATCACGGTGGCAGTGGTCGATGACCATCCTGTGTTCCGCCTCGGCATGGTCGCCCTGCTGGAGACGCTGCGCGACGTGACGGTGGTCGCGGAGGCCGCATCGGCGGCGGAGGCGGCCCAGCTGCCCACCGACGGCCTCGACGTCGTCGTCATGGACCTCCAGCTGGGCGACGGCTCCGGTGTCGAGACCACCCGTGACCTGCTCCGCCGTGCCCCGCATCTGCGCGTGCTCGTGGTCACGATGCACGAGGACGACGAGTCGGTGGTCGCGTCGATCCGCGCCGGAGCGCACGGCTACCTGCTCAAGGGCGCGACGCCGGACGAGGTCGAGCGGGCGGTGCGGGCGGTCGCCAACGGCGAGCTGATCCTCGGCGCCCGGATCGCCGCCCGCGCCACCGGCCACCTGACCGGGAGCCGCTCGGCCGACCGTCATCCGTTCCCCGAGCTCACCCTCCGGGAACGGGAGGTGCTCGACCTGCTGGCGCGCGGTTACGACACCCCGGTCATCTCCCGCCGGCTCGTCCTGAGCCCCAAGACCGTGCGCAACCACGTGGCGAGCATCCTCACCAAGATCGGCGCGCCGGACCGGCCGGCCGCGATCGTGCTCGCCCGTGAACGCGGCCTCGGCCACGACGGTCCAGCCTGA
- a CDS encoding alanine racemase, giving the protein MTTAPDTPYAVVDEATMQRNIRRLRDRLAPHAVTLRPHVKTTKSTEIAAHLFPDGPGPITVSTLAEAEVFAAAGYTDILYAVGIAPHKLARVVSLQAQGVTVTVLLDSIEQARAVHEAAERAGHAVPALVEIDCDGHRGGIEPGDPALPEIARVLDVTGSLAGVLAHAGESYFAGTPEAMLAAARNERDCTVAAADALRRAGFACPVVSIGSTPTAHAYDDLTGITEVRAGNYVFFDLVMAGIGVCTVDDLALGVVVTVIGHQPGKGWIITDGGWMATSRDRGTANQAVDQGYGLVTTLDGTLIPDLVMSGASQEHGTLSLREGSARPLPELPVGTRVRILPNHACATAAQFDCYHVHRTDGTTAIWNRVRGW; this is encoded by the coding sequence ATGACCACCGCGCCGGACACCCCGTACGCCGTCGTCGACGAAGCGACCATGCAGCGCAACATCCGGCGGCTGCGGGACCGGCTCGCACCGCACGCTGTGACGTTGCGTCCGCATGTGAAGACCACGAAGTCGACCGAGATCGCGGCGCATCTGTTCCCCGACGGGCCGGGCCCGATCACGGTCTCGACGCTCGCCGAGGCCGAGGTGTTCGCAGCGGCCGGATACACCGACATCCTGTACGCGGTCGGCATCGCGCCGCACAAGCTGGCCCGCGTCGTCAGCCTGCAGGCACAGGGCGTCACCGTCACCGTCCTGCTAGACAGCATCGAGCAGGCTCGCGCCGTCCACGAGGCCGCCGAGCGGGCCGGACATGCCGTCCCTGCCCTGGTCGAGATCGACTGCGACGGCCACCGCGGCGGCATCGAACCCGGCGACCCGGCACTGCCGGAGATCGCGCGGGTGCTCGACGTCACCGGGTCACTGGCCGGTGTCCTCGCCCACGCGGGCGAGTCGTACTTCGCCGGCACACCGGAAGCCATGCTCGCCGCGGCCCGCAACGAACGCGACTGCACGGTCGCCGCGGCCGACGCGCTGCGCCGGGCCGGGTTCGCCTGCCCGGTCGTCAGCATCGGCTCCACACCGACGGCGCACGCCTACGACGATCTCACCGGCATCACCGAGGTGCGCGCCGGCAACTACGTCTTCTTCGACCTCGTCATGGCCGGTATCGGCGTGTGCACCGTCGACGACCTCGCGCTCGGAGTCGTCGTCACCGTCATCGGCCACCAGCCCGGCAAGGGCTGGATCATCACCGACGGCGGGTGGATGGCGACCAGCCGCGACCGTGGCACCGCCAACCAGGCGGTCGATCAGGGCTACGGCCTGGTCACCACCCTCGACGGCACTCTCATCCCGGACCTCGTCATGAGTGGCGCCAGCCAGGAGCACGGCACGCTGAGCCTGCGCGAGGGCAGCGCCCGACCGCTGCCGGAGCTCCCCGTCGGGACCAGAGTGCGGATCCTGCCGAACCACGCGTGCGCGACCGCGGCGCAGTTCGACTGCTACCACGTACATCGCACCGACGGCACCACCGCCATCTGGAACCGGGTCCGCGGCTGGTAG
- a CDS encoding TetR family transcriptional regulator — translation MQLFAEGGFDATTVAGIAGRAGVTERTFFRHFADKREVLFAGEAHLEAVFVDAIAGAPAGTSLTDRLVAALDAGGGVLQDARGREFARARNEIITANEQLQERELLKLAKLSRAVTGALTARGVADVSARLAGDVVVSVFRTAFARWIAPGEARDLTELQREGLAMIGDLVRVPGTS, via the coding sequence ATGCAGCTGTTCGCCGAGGGCGGCTTCGACGCGACGACGGTGGCCGGGATCGCCGGACGGGCCGGCGTGACCGAGCGGACGTTCTTCCGGCACTTCGCGGACAAGCGCGAGGTCCTGTTCGCCGGCGAGGCGCACCTCGAGGCGGTCTTCGTGGACGCGATCGCCGGCGCACCGGCCGGCACGTCCCTGACCGACCGGCTCGTCGCGGCGCTCGACGCCGGGGGCGGCGTCCTGCAGGACGCACGGGGCCGCGAGTTCGCCCGCGCGCGGAACGAGATCATCACCGCCAACGAGCAGTTGCAAGAGCGTGAGCTGCTCAAGCTGGCGAAACTCTCCCGCGCGGTGACCGGAGCGCTCACGGCCCGCGGCGTCGCTGACGTATCCGCACGCCTGGCCGGCGACGTGGTCGTGTCCGTCTTCCGTACCGCCTTTGCCCGGTGGATCGCACCCGGCGAGGCCCGCGACCTGACCGAGCTCCAGCGCGAAGGTCTCGCCATGATCGGCGACCTGGTGCGAGTTCCCGGCACCTCATGA
- a CDS encoding fused MFS/spermidine synthase → MKSPGIGTRAGAVLVFGSSAAVLVVELAALRLLAPYVGLTLEMNTIVIGIALAAIAFGSWAGGRAADRVSPRRSLGPLLVLSGLGVTVTPTLVRLAGDGPAVLLVGGACILVPAALLTAVTPMVTKLLLVDLASTGTVVGKLSGIGTAGGIAGTVLTGFVLISVVPVSTIMLVLGVTLVVVGVLVDLAVRRRPAPRQVLVGLVVVGGGVAGAAAVPSGCDAETRYHCAAVVDDPDRDSGRVLVLDGVRHSYVDLDDPEYLDFAYVQAMASLVDTAYAPGQPLDTYHLGAGGLSMPHYLDAVRPGSTSVVSEIDPGVVQVDRERLGARTGDDLQVRVEDGRTGVRGIATGSRDLVVGDAFGGVSVPWHLTTVEAVADIQRVLRPGGIYTLNMIDHGELAFARAAVATLGERFAHVAVATAPDTWAGRDGGNLVAAASDSALDLAAWGERLAERGSDWSVVGGPGLEDWIGDARVLTDDFAPVDQLLTPYPRRG, encoded by the coding sequence GTGAAGTCCCCGGGGATCGGTACCCGCGCGGGCGCCGTTCTCGTGTTCGGTTCGTCCGCGGCCGTGCTGGTGGTCGAACTGGCCGCGCTGCGGCTGCTGGCGCCCTACGTCGGGCTGACGCTCGAGATGAACACGATCGTCATCGGCATCGCGCTGGCGGCTATCGCGTTCGGGTCGTGGGCGGGTGGCCGCGCGGCGGACCGGGTCTCGCCGCGCCGGAGCCTGGGGCCGCTGCTGGTCCTGTCCGGGCTGGGGGTCACGGTGACCCCGACGCTGGTGCGGCTGGCCGGCGACGGCCCGGCCGTCCTGCTGGTCGGTGGCGCCTGCATCCTGGTGCCCGCGGCGCTGCTGACCGCTGTCACACCGATGGTCACCAAGCTGCTGCTGGTCGACCTGGCGTCCACCGGCACGGTGGTCGGCAAGCTGTCGGGCATCGGAACGGCCGGGGGTATCGCCGGGACCGTCCTCACCGGGTTCGTCCTGATCTCGGTCGTCCCCGTGAGCACGATCATGCTCGTCCTCGGAGTGACCCTGGTCGTGGTGGGTGTGCTGGTCGATCTCGCGGTGCGCCGCCGGCCGGCTCCTCGGCAGGTCCTGGTGGGTTTGGTCGTCGTCGGCGGTGGTGTCGCCGGCGCCGCCGCCGTGCCCAGCGGCTGCGACGCCGAAACCCGCTACCACTGTGCCGCGGTGGTCGACGACCCCGACCGCGACAGCGGCCGGGTGCTGGTGCTCGACGGCGTGCGGCATTCCTACGTCGACCTCGACGACCCGGAGTACCTCGACTTCGCCTATGTCCAGGCGATGGCGTCGCTGGTCGACACCGCGTACGCACCTGGACAGCCGCTGGACACCTACCACCTCGGCGCCGGCGGGCTGTCGATGCCGCACTATCTGGACGCCGTGCGCCCGGGTTCGACCAGCGTGGTCTCCGAGATCGACCCCGGTGTCGTCCAGGTGGACCGGGAGCGCCTGGGCGCGCGGACCGGCGACGACCTGCAGGTGCGGGTGGAGGACGGTCGGACCGGCGTCCGCGGCATCGCGACCGGCTCCCGGGACCTGGTCGTCGGCGACGCGTTCGGCGGCGTCAGCGTGCCCTGGCACCTCACCACCGTCGAGGCGGTCGCCGACATCCAGCGCGTGTTGCGTCCCGGTGGCATCTACACCCTCAACATGATCGACCACGGCGAGCTCGCGTTCGCCCGGGCTGCCGTCGCCACCTTGGGGGAGCGGTTCGCCCACGTCGCCGTCGCGACGGCTCCGGACACCTGGGCCGGCCGCGACGGCGGGAACCTCGTCGCGGCCGCATCCGACAGCGCCCTGGACCTGGCCGCGTGGGGTGAGCGCCTGGCCGAGCGGGGCAGCGACTGGAGCGTCGTCGGCGGGCCCGGCCTGGAGGACTGGATCGGGGACGCCCGGGTGCTCACCGACGATTTCGCCCCGGTCGACCAGTTGCTCACGCCGTACCCTCGCCGGGGGTGA